In Bacillota bacterium, a single window of DNA contains:
- a CDS encoding YqeG family HAD IIIA-type phosphatase, with product MRFLSPDMRADRVWDIDLPALTDRGKTALIIDIDNTIVEWGGWVIPKEARDWIDRARALGFSMCLLTNNRRPRASHFGRELGLPVVWGWAKPWAWGFRRALHTIGAHPESVVVVGDQVFTDVLGARCAGLEVILVSPFTRKEFFLTRLLRRLERLASGERR from the coding sequence ATGAGGTTTCTGTCTCCAGATATGCGAGCGGACCGGGTTTGGGACATCGACCTTCCGGCACTCACAGACCGCGGGAAGACGGCCCTCATCATCGACATCGACAACACCATAGTCGAATGGGGGGGGTGGGTGATCCCGAAGGAGGCGCGGGACTGGATTGACCGGGCCCGCGCGCTAGGATTCTCCATGTGCCTTTTGACCAACAACCGAAGACCGCGAGCGTCGCATTTCGGGCGGGAGCTCGGGCTTCCCGTCGTGTGGGGATGGGCGAAGCCCTGGGCGTGGGGGTTCCGGCGCGCTCTCCACACTATCGGCGCACACCCTGAATCGGTTGTGGTCGTGGGGGATCAGGTCTTCACGGATGTCCTTGGAGCGCGGTGTGCAGGGCTTGAAGTGATACTAGTCTCCCCCTTCACGAGAAAGGAGTTCTTCCTGACGAGGCTCTTGCGCCGGCTGGAACGGTTGGCCTCCGGCGAGCGGAGGTGA